One window of Sardina pilchardus chromosome 2, fSarPil1.1, whole genome shotgun sequence genomic DNA carries:
- the si:ch211-89o9.6 gene encoding uncharacterized protein si:ch211-89o9.6, whose protein sequence is MSNRLAFQTQLASIMEVLANAAVAEICKLVDDDYAVIHLQMSQCQRENKTLKRKLHLLELRMARGYAERRIRESAMSNRLNRVHVNANINIVDKYRVPMSGHFPSDGGALGRQMNIGLWEDASGGTEPVHRLSTAESAGEELPGPDLVHVKEERMDNDSGERDTQETLQIREDGRVEVGSRVERSGFEDSRDSPAASSEGQPQSQRSSRTGRGTVEPEDMEEGEPDVLFIKEESSEEDQEGKRRGLSVQEGVVESSTGDSGVDQPSSEAQMSASEATVEINAPESGQMELSKEEDKDELVAIDIVPSGGVESRMEGFVGSEPSRETDTQVLQKQMAPKRIRGVTSGTIWDLTGSDDTPEEKLETHPAQGLQRGNSGSALGSDYPLYERPAELDNLFSCWPTESPPRPGEPSCSYSSSDPDPDQDCLLVHPGPQTRSVAVCGAPVATGNKVSSSGPQRALRPDGVVAVMGTNPRLAEWHSSTAARSGRLHTLRRSHTDAIRLESATSTCPPPSQLPQRVSVNPAPSTFTRLGPSAMSATQIHKSLMGLSQQQQQQQQPPQILFPPVERVISKKYVCRFCGKAFAGQSNLEAHQRVHTGEKPFRCATCGKLFSEAGNLKKHQRVHTGEKPYTCGRCGKHFAWICNLRTHQQSAACGGVSTMGK, encoded by the exons ATGTCGAATCGTCTGGCGTTCCAGACCCAGCTAGCTTCCATCATGGAGGTTTTAGCTAATGCAGCCGTGGCAGAAATTTGTAAGCTTGTGGACGACGATTATGCCGTTATTCATTTGCAAATGTCTCAGTGtcaaagagaaaacaaaactcTCAAAAGGAAGTTGCATTTATTGGAACTTAGAATGGCCCGGGGTTATGCCGAAAGGAGAATACGTGAAAGTGCTATGAGCAACCGCTTGAACAGAGTCCATGTTAATGCAAACATAAACATCGTTGATAAGTACAGAGTACCTATGTCTG GACACTTTCCATCCGATGGCGGTGCTCTTGGTAGACAGATGAATATCGGTTTATGGGAGGATGCATCTGGTGGAACAGAGCCTGTTCATCGCTTATCAACAGCTGAA TCTGCAGGTGAAGAGTTGCCAGGACCTGACCTAGTGCATGTTAAGGAAGAGAGAATGGACAACgactcaggagagagagacacacaggagaCTCTACAAATCAGGGAAGATG GACGTGTAGAGGTCGGCTCTAGAGTGGAGAGGTCAGGCTTTGAGGACAGCCGGGATTCGCCAGCCGCGAGTTCAGAGGGGCAGCCGCAGTCGCAGCGCAGCAGCAGGACCGGCCGAGGCACCGTGGAG CCAGAAGATATGGAGGAAGGAGAACCTGACGTACTGTTCATTAAGGAGGAGAGCTCCGAGGAGGACCAGGAGGGCAAGAGAAGAGGGTTGAGTGTACAAGAGG GAGTCGTTGAGTCCAGCACCGGTGACTCTGGAGTGGACCAGCCCTCCTCAGAGGCACAAATGTCAGCATCCGAAGCAACTGTCGAAATCAATGCCCCTGAG TCTGGACAAATGGAGCTGTCCAAAGAGGAAGACAAGGATGAGCTGGTGGCCATTGACATTGTGCCATCAGGAGGAGTAGAGTCCAGAATGGAAG GCTTTGTGGGCTCTGAACCGTctagagaaacagacacacaggtacTGCAGAAACAGATGGCTCCAAAACGCATCAGAGGTGTCACCTCCGGTACTATATGGGACCTGACGGGCTCTGATGACACACCAGAGGAGAAGTTAGAGACTCACCCGGCTCAGGGCCTGCAGAGAGGGAACAGCGGCTCAGCCCTGGGCTCGGACTACCCCCTGTACGAGAGGCCTGCAGAGCTGGACAACCTCTTCTCATGCTGGCCCACAGAAAGCCCACCTCGACCGGGCGAGCCCTCTTGCTCTTACTCCTCCAGCGACCCAGACCCGGATCAGGACTGTCTCCTGGTCCACCCTGGGCCTCAGACGAGATCCGTGGCGGTCTGTGGTGCTCCAGTGGCGACTGGGAATAAGGTGTCCTCGTCAGGGCCACAGAGGGCCCTGAGGCCAGATGGAGTAGTGGCTGTAATGGGCACCAACCCCAGACTCGCTGAGTGGCACTCGTCCACCGCAGCAAGGAGTGGTCGACTGCACACACTGCGTAGGAGTCATACGGATGCCATCCGTCTGGAGAGTGCCACCAGCACGTGCCCCCCTCCGTCACAGCTCCCCCAAAGGGTCTCCGTAAACCCTGCCCCGTCAACCTTCACCAGGCTCGGGCCTTCTGCCATGTCGGCAACGCAGATTCACAAGTCTTTGATGGGGCTGtcgcaacagcaacaacagcagcagcagcctccacaGATTCTCTTTCCACCAGTGGAGCGTGTGATCAGCAAGAAGTATGTGTGCCGATTCTGTGGGAAGGCGTTTGCTGGCCAGTCAAATCTGGAGGCGCACCAGCGTGTTCACACCGGGGAGAAGCCTTTCCGCTGTGCCACCTGTGGGAAGCTGTTTTCCGAGGCAGGCAACCTGAAGAAGCACCAGCGCGTGCACACGGGAGAGAAACCCTACACCTGTGGCCGTTGCGGGAAACACTTTGCCTGGATCTGCAACCTGCGCACGCACCAACAGTCAGCTGCCTGTGGAGGGGTTTCAACAATGGGCAAATAA